The Carassius auratus strain Wakin chromosome 27, ASM336829v1, whole genome shotgun sequence genome includes a region encoding these proteins:
- the gigyf2 gene encoding GRB10-interacting GYF protein 2 isoform X3 has translation MAETQTLNFGPEWLRALSGGVGSSSVASPPLSPALPKYKLADYRYGREEMLALYVKDNVIPVDLHDKDFLPILQEEPLPPLALVPFTEEEQRNFSMSVNSAAVLRLTGRGGGTVTGAPRGRSSSRGRGRGRGDGGFYQRSFDDVEGGFGRGAREMHRSQSWEERGDRRFEKPGRKDPDGAPAHFPLNHIRANYEDSGAGNARKHEFIRSESDNWRTFRDEQNGEDDDGGWRLAGSRRENERWCPPSPDGLRSAGWREHPDQRRRLPFDSRGEDGSYRRPRSGSGSVEEERDSLPEWCLEDAEEETGTFDSSGAFLSLKKAPKEPILEEAELDFRPLEENEECTEKDDSESEQTKDTDTGGGCESDRNEVGSKSDEPSPVAVPFPAVVTPPKAATPAPIPSVHPEQAVESERPVERTTVPELRPELSKAPLHTTLPNSIVEAISIPHVTNTLPDLPVPTSSVLPVQSVPTQTLQIKPLEMPVALAPALPHSTGIVGLVGCPSALPSDMDEYEGLKHFEQEAEKMVAYLQDGGVDDERLVTKIGHKPTALPTTHEAAFKWFYKDPQGEIQGPFNNQEMSEWFQAGYFTMTLQVKRGCDEMFQPLGEMIKLWGRVPFTSGPALAPILGDADQERIKRQQEINALNMYQLQQLQYQYLLRQQYALAQQKVLSSAPPPQQQQLNLLLHQALKIRTPEPQQSLLPPVTRTMSVPDSGSVWEMQNPSTQASCSPNMQPTTPSNWEGSSVWDLPLDSMPQASSIEQMQLEKAKALKLEMERREAELRAKREEEERKRLEETLRARQEEERKRLEEEELARRKQEEALQRQREQEAAQRRKKEEEERLAQEDALRRLEERRREEEERRQREEFLRKQKEEERRKQEELEAQRRREEEKRLEEEAAAAAAALARQQQEEQKRREQEAQRQQELQRQRQQQQEALRRLQQQQQQQQLAQMKLPSSSKWGQQSTTATTLSQSQNALSLAEIQKLEEERERQTREEQRRQQQELQQQQPQTKLPGWGSVAKQPPATKSLLEIQREEAQQMKQRNDQQQQQQQQQQPQQQQQQQQQQHSTVPQQNRTQNRVALNTSSVWGSVNNSSSNWMMDSSVWGDAQNSNIGFWDEAVKEATPPQATRKSHNQKNKGNANLSNSSSGKASKKVEEEEKLLKLFQGANKNQDGFMQWCEQTLHTLNTANNLDVPTFAAFLKEVDSPYEVHDYVRAYLGDTPQAKDFAKQFLERRAKQNANQQKPQQGQQQKPQQGQQQKQQDSLWEMSKVSQSVLQQQRFETVTSGKKKKKQKMVRADPSLLGFSVNASSERLNMGEIETVEDI, from the exons ATGGCAGAAACCCAGACACTTAACTTCGGACCAGAATG GCTCCGTGCCCTGTCTGGTGGAGTGGGTAGCAGCAGTGTGGCTTCCCCTCCGCTCTCACCTGCATTGCCAAAGTATAAACTCGCAGACTATCGCTACGGGAGAGAAGAGATGCTAGCACTTTATGTAAAGGATAACGTG ATTCCGGTAGATCTTCATGATAAGGACTTTCTACCTATTTTACAAGAGGAGCCCCTGCCACCATTGGCATTAGTCCCATTTACAGAGGAGGAACAG AGAAATTTCTCCATGTCTGTAAACAGTGCAGCAGTACTCCGTCTGACAGGAAGGGGTGGTGGGACGGTGACAGGGGCACCCAGAGGCCGAAGTTCTTCACGAGGGCGAG GGAGGGGCAGAGGAGATGGAGGGTTTTACCAAAGAAGTTTTGATGATGTGGAGGGAGGTTTTGGCCGTGGAGCAAGAGAGATGCATCGCTCCCAGAGTTGGGAGGAGAG GGGAGACAGAAGGTTTGAAAAGCCAGGGCGAAAAGATCCAG ATGGAGCACCAGCCCATTTTCCTCTCAATCACA taaGGGCAAACTATGAGGATTCTGGTGCAGGTAATGCTCGAAAGCACGAGTTTATTCGCTCAGAGAGTGACAACTGGCGCACATTTCGAGATGAGCAGAATGGTGAGGATGATGACGGGGGCTGGAGGCTTGCAGGTTCTCGTCGGGAAAATGAACGATGGTGTCCTCCAAGTCCAG ACGGTCTGCGATCAGCAGGGTGGCGGGAACACCCGGATCAACGTCGGCGCTTGCCTTTCGACTCAAGGGGTGAAGATGGCAGTTACCGTAGGCCTCGGTCAGGCAGCGGGAGTGTAGAAGAAGAAAGAGACAGTTTACCAGAATGGTGTCTGGAAGATGCAGAGGAGGAGACGGGGACATTTGACTCCTCTGGGGCCTTCCTCTCACTTAAG AAAGCTCCTAAGGAGCCGATCCTGGAGGAGGCGGAGCTGGACTTCCGGCCACTGGAGGAGAATGAAGAATGCACAGAAAAGGATGACAGTGAATCAGAACAAACCAAAGATACTGACACGGGAGGAGGATGTGAGAGTGATCGAAATGAAG tagGTAGTAAATCGGACGAGCCATCCCCAGTTGCTGTTCCATTTCCAGCAGTGGTAACGCCTCCCAAGGCTGCAACCCCTGCTCCAATTCCCTCTGTGCACCCGGAGCAGGCTGTAGAAAGTGAAAGACCAGTGGAGAGAACGACGGTACCAGAACTCAGACCTGAACTCAGTAAAGCACCACTACACACAACTCTACCAAATAGCATTGTGGAGGCCATTTCCATACCGCATGTCACAAACACACTCCCAG ATCTTCCGGTCCCAACATCTTCAGTGCTGCCCGTTCAGTCGGTGCCCACTCAAACCCTGCAGATCAAGCCTTTGGAAATGCCAGTGGCTTTGGCTCCTGCTCTCCCCCACTCCACAGGCATTGTGGGCCTTGTCGGCTGTCCCTCTGCCCTGCCCTCTGACATGGATGAGTATGAGGGACTCAAGCACTTTGAGCAG GAAGCAGAGAAAATGGTGGCATACCTGCAGGATGGTGGCGTAGACGATGAGCGTTTGGTAACTAAGATTGGTCACAAACCCACAGCTCTTCCCACTACCCATGAGGCTGCATTCAAATGGTTTTACAAAGATCCACAGGGAGAGATCCAAG GTCCGTTTAATAACCAGGAGATGTCCGAGTGGTTTCAGGCAGGCTATTTCACCATGACCTTGCAGGTGAAGCGAGGCTGTGACGAGATGTTCCAGCCTCTGGGAGAAATGATTAAGTTGTGGGGGCGAGTGCCCTTTACATCAGGCCCCGCACTAGCCCCCATACTG GGAGATGCAGATCAAGAGAGGATAAAGAGACAACAGGAGATCAATGCTCTAAATATGTATCAGCTACAGCAGCTGCAATATCAGTACTTACTCAG GCAGCAGTATGCTCTGGCTCAGCAGAAAGTTTTAAGCTCTGCACCTCCTCCACAACAGCAGCAGCTCAATCTCCTCCTCCATCAGGCGCTCAAGATCAG AACCCCAGAGCCGCAACAGAGCCTTTTACCTCCTGTCACACGCACCATGTCAGTGCCAGACTCGGGATCTGTTTGGGAAATGCAGAACCCTTCCACTCAGGCATCCTGTTCTCCAAACATGCAGCCCACCACTCCCAGCA ATTGGGAAGGGAGTAGCGTATGGGATCTGCCTCTAGACTCCATGCCTCAAGCGTCTTCCATTGAACAGATGCAGCTGGAGAAAGCCAAAGCCTTGAAG CTTGAGATGGAGAGACGGGAGGCAGAGCTTCGTGCCAAaagggaagaggaggagaggaaacGACTGGAAGAGACATTGCGTGCTAGACAAGAGGAAGAGCGGAAACGTTTGGAGGAAGAAGAGCTAGCACGGCGAAAGCAG GAGGAGGCTCTTCAGAGGCAGCGGGAGCAGGAGGCGGCACAGCGCcggaagaaagaggaggaggaaaggTTAGCTCAGGAAGATGCACTCCGTCGGctggaggagaggagaagagaagaggaggagaggagacaaAGGGAAGAATTCCTCCGTAAACAG aaggaAGAGGAGCGGAGGAAACAGGAAGAACTGGAAGCTCAGAGGCGGCGTGAGGAGGAGAAGAGGTTAGAAGAGGAGGCAGCGGCCGCGGCAGCAGCATTAGCAAGGCAACAGCAGGAGGAGCAGAAGAGGAGAGAGCAGGAGGCGCAGAGGCAGCAGGAGTTACAGAGGCAgcggcagcagcagcaggaggcaCTCCGTcgactgcagcagcagcagcaacaacagcagctCGCGCAGATGAAG CTCCCTTCATCCTCTAAGTGGGGTCAGCAGTCGACCACAGCAACCACCCTCTCACAATCCCAAAATGCCCTGTCGCTCGCTGAAATCCAGAAactggaggaggagagagaacgACAAACACGAGAAGAG CAAAGACGACAGCAGCAGGAGCTCCAGCAGCAGCAACCTCAGACAAAGCTCCCAGGCTGGGGCAGTGTGGCCAAGCAGCCACCAGCTACCAAGTCTCTGCTGGAGATCCAGAGAGAGGAAGCGCAACAGATGAAACAGCGGAatgatcagcagcagcagcagcagcaacaacaacaaccgcagcagcagcagcagcagcagcagcagcaacactcAACTGTTCCCCAGCAAAACCGCACACAGAACCGAGTG GCCCTCAATACATCATCAGTGTGGGGTTCTGTTAATAACTCCAGCTCGAACTGGATGATGGACAGCAGTGTCTGGGGTGATGCACAGAACTCTAATATTGGCTTCTGGGATGAAGCAGTAAAGGAGGCCACCCCACCTCAGGCCACACGCAAGAGCCACAATCAGAAAAACAAGGGCAATGCTAACCTCAG TAATAGCAGCAGTGGTAAAGCCAGTAAAAAGGTGGAAGAGGAAGAGAAACTACTAAAACTGTTCCAGGGAGCCAATAAGAACCAAGACGGCTTTATGCAGTGGTGTGAACAGACTCTACACACTCTCAACACGGCTAATAACCTGGACG TCCCCACCTTTGCGGCGTTCCTGAAGGAAGTGGACTCACCGTACGAGGTGCACGACTATGTGAGAGCCTACTTGGGTGACACTCCACAGGCCAAGGACTTCGCTAAGCAGTTCCTGGAGCGCCGTGCCAAACAGAACGCTAACCAGCAAAAACCTCAGCAGGGCCAGCAGCAAAAACCTCAGCAGGGCCAGCAGCAAAAGCAGCAG GACTCCTTGTGGGAAATGAGCAAAGTGTCACAGTCAGTCCTGCAGCAGCAGCGGTTTGAGACCGTCACCTCgggcaagaagaagaagaaacagaagaTGGTACGCGCCGACCCGAGCCTTCTAG GTTTTTCTGTCAATGCCTCATCTGAGAGACTCAACATGGGCGAGATTGAGACTGTGGAAGACATTTGA